Proteins from one Chitinophaga oryzae genomic window:
- a CDS encoding YjhX family toxin produces MNPLKRKDRKIINISKPERRVLEALSRGGRVIFERDEKGKISEVMCLSAEGSWLEKCDLDMFRRLKNKKLIASIDGGPYNITRAGNDAL; encoded by the coding sequence ATGAATCCCCTGAAAAGGAAAGACAGAAAAATCATCAATATATCCAAACCGGAAAGAAGAGTACTGGAAGCATTATCAAGAGGTGGAAGAGTGATATTCGAACGGGATGAAAAAGGAAAAATCTCCGAAGTAATGTGCCTCAGCGCCGAAGGCAGCTGGCTCGAAAAATGCGACCTCGACATGTTCCGCAGGCTTAAAAACAAAAAGCTTATCGCCAGTATAGACGGCGGGCCATACAACATCACCCGGGCAGGCAACGACGCCCTCTGA
- a CDS encoding TetR/AcrR family transcriptional regulator yields the protein MSRKRQFTREQYTTAARQIVQEEGAHHLSFQAVAVRLGASRGALTHNFPTKRHLVTAMIADTLALAETIIEKEIAKAPNGNNPVLTGFLRAIADPSGELIQLWKGMFNAGAMEEPPVTDLYADFYERYWQRIAAEVKDPVRALLIWAALEGLELYEVYYKTPFTKEQRTAALQKLLEDAVHV from the coding sequence ATGAGCAGAAAACGGCAGTTTACCCGCGAGCAGTACACCACTGCCGCCCGGCAGATTGTGCAGGAGGAAGGGGCTCATCACCTTTCATTCCAGGCTGTTGCTGTCAGGTTAGGGGCCAGCAGAGGGGCACTTACCCATAATTTCCCTACCAAACGCCACCTGGTAACGGCGATGATAGCGGATACGCTGGCCCTGGCAGAGACCATCATCGAAAAGGAAATAGCGAAAGCACCCAATGGCAACAACCCGGTGCTGACGGGCTTTCTGCGTGCTATCGCGGACCCGTCCGGCGAACTCATTCAGCTATGGAAAGGAATGTTTAACGCCGGCGCCATGGAAGAACCGCCCGTCACAGATTTATATGCGGACTTTTACGAACGTTACTGGCAACGCATAGCGGCTGAAGTAAAAGACCCCGTCAGGGCGTTGCTGATATGGGCCGCACTGGAAGGATTGGAGCTATATGAGGTGTATTACAAAACACCTTTCACAAAAGAACAGCGGACCGCCGCGCTACAAAAATTGCTGGAAGACGCTGTTCATGTGTAA